From the Paenibacillus sp. FSL H8-0548 genome, one window contains:
- a CDS encoding ABC transporter substrate-binding protein, translated as MMKNTKTWFAAGLVAMTMTVAACGNNASEPASGSDAADAGNTSVKLLEGWFSKGEDGGYFAALQQDYYKESGIDMTIQPGGPEVSAMQLVASGKADFGISYADEILKAREQGIPVVGILAGFQYTPQVLIYHKGEEINGFEDLDDKTVYMGTAVPYWEYIKNKYELSTVQEMKYTGQLVNFINDKNALNQGYITNEPYVLAQQGVDVDVLKIADSGYANYADVLFTTEDYIKKHPEVVKAVVQASQKGWSYYLDNYKTVNPLIQTYNPDVTLEALDYEAEHQKEFISTDETTTNGIGFMTNERWTELLEQMLDAKGLSKEQDVSKAFTTEFLAKP; from the coding sequence ATGATGAAGAATACGAAAACTTGGTTTGCCGCAGGTTTGGTTGCCATGACGATGACTGTTGCAGCTTGTGGGAATAACGCTAGTGAGCCAGCTTCTGGTAGCGACGCGGCTGATGCTGGAAATACGAGCGTCAAGCTTTTAGAAGGCTGGTTCTCCAAAGGTGAGGATGGCGGTTATTTTGCAGCACTTCAACAAGACTACTACAAGGAAAGCGGCATTGACATGACGATTCAGCCGGGCGGACCGGAAGTTTCGGCGATGCAATTGGTCGCTTCAGGCAAAGCAGACTTTGGTATATCCTATGCGGATGAAATTTTGAAGGCGAGAGAGCAAGGGATTCCGGTAGTGGGCATTTTGGCTGGCTTTCAGTATACGCCGCAAGTGCTGATCTATCATAAGGGTGAGGAAATTAACGGATTCGAGGATTTGGATGATAAAACAGTTTACATGGGCACAGCAGTTCCATATTGGGAATATATTAAAAACAAATACGAGCTGTCGACTGTGCAAGAAATGAAATACACAGGTCAATTGGTTAACTTCATTAATGATAAGAATGCATTGAATCAAGGATATATAACGAATGAGCCGTATGTCCTTGCACAGCAAGGCGTGGATGTTGATGTTCTTAAAATTGCGGATTCGGGTTATGCCAACTATGCTGACGTTCTATTCACGACGGAGGACTATATTAAGAAGCATCCTGAAGTCGTCAAGGCAGTTGTACAAGCAAGCCAAAAGGGCTGGAGCTATTACTTGGATAACTATAAAACGGTTAATCCGCTTATTCAAACGTACAATCCAGATGTGACACTAGAAGCATTGGATTATGAGGCTGAGCATCAGAAGGAATTTATTTCGACAGATGAAACGACAACGAACGGAATTGGTTTTATGACTAACGAGCGGTGGACGGAATTGCTCGAGCAAATGCTGGATGCCAAAGGTTTGTCGAAGGAGCAGGATGTGTCCAAAGCATTTACAACCGAATTTTTGGCTAAACCCTAA
- a CDS encoding ABC transporter permease yields MKKEGVNVSEQASRLLNKIMPPLVVFILFVGGWELIVRLIGTPAYILPKPSDIAQSAVNNWSNLVSSVSTTIVEALIGFALSVVLGIGTAIILALSKTVEKSVYPYAIILQTIPVVAVAPIIVIWFGAGINAIVIISFLISFFPILSNTLIGLNSTDQNTKNLFYLYNAGKLQTIWKLRFPAALPYIMAGLKISCSSAVVGAIVGEYIAGIGGGKGGLGYGITVAANRLQTPYLFACGLAASLLGIVFFLIINYFSNKLLQSWHESAMK; encoded by the coding sequence ATGAAGAAGGAAGGTGTTAATGTATCAGAGCAAGCAAGTAGGCTTTTGAACAAAATTATGCCGCCGCTTGTCGTATTCATTCTTTTTGTTGGAGGCTGGGAGCTAATCGTCAGGCTGATCGGTACACCGGCCTATATTTTGCCTAAACCATCGGATATCGCCCAATCGGCAGTGAACAATTGGTCTAATCTTGTATCCTCAGTATCGACGACCATTGTAGAGGCTCTGATCGGTTTTGCACTCAGCGTAGTGCTCGGCATCGGAACAGCCATTATTCTGGCATTGTCTAAAACGGTCGAGAAAAGTGTGTACCCATACGCCATCATTCTACAGACGATTCCAGTTGTTGCCGTCGCACCGATCATCGTCATCTGGTTCGGAGCTGGAATCAATGCCATCGTTATTATATCGTTCTTGATCAGCTTTTTCCCTATTCTTTCAAATACTTTAATAGGTCTCAATTCGACAGATCAAAATACGAAAAACCTCTTTTATCTTTACAATGCAGGAAAGCTGCAAACGATTTGGAAGCTGCGCTTTCCAGCAGCCCTTCCTTATATTATGGCTGGCTTGAAAATTTCCTGCTCCAGCGCTGTTGTAGGAGCCATCGTAGGGGAATATATAGCTGGAATCGGAGGCGGGAAAGGCGGGTTAGGCTACGGCATTACCGTTGCGGCGAATCGTCTGCAGACCCCTTATCTATTCGCTTGTGGACTTGCGGCATCACTGCTTGGCATTGTGTTTTTCTTGATCATAAATTATTTTTCTAACAAGCTGCTGCAATCGTGGCATGAATCGGCCATGAAATAA